The genomic DNA TGCCTCAACAACCTGTGCACTGTCCTCTCCTTTTGGGATGACGATCCTTACACCGAGTAAGTTATCGCAGGTCAAACCGAAGATCCGTGATAAGTAACCGATGCCTCCACCTAATGTCAGGCCTGCGAGACCGACACTATATTCTGTGCCACCGGGCAGCGCACGTCCGTACTTCCACAACGATTGATAGACATGGCCTAAATCGGCTCCTGCCTCAATATCAGACGTGTTCCGGTTTACGTTTACCGAAACTTTAGTCATTTCGCTTATATCGATGACAAGGCCTTTGTTCAGTATAGAAAAGTTTTGATAGCTGTGCCGGCCGCTCCTTACGCGAAAAGGGATGTCCTTTTCACGTGCATATTTCAACGCATTCAACACATCCATTTCATCCTGGCAAAATACGATTACCCCTGGGAACTTCGACCTATAAAGATTAAGATTCGTTCGGGCTTCTGAATAATCTGGATCATCAGGATGTACGACACGCCCAGTCAATTTTGTTGCCATTCTCTCTCCACCTCTAACTTGTCTTACCGCAGTATATGAGACAAGTACCACGGTCGAGAGGGCGAAACGGCAACGAATGTAGAGAGAGGTTCGTGCTCTTCCATAATAAAAAAGCATGACCTCCTATCGGAAGCCATGCCTCACATGTCTATGTTGTAGGTACGAAAAGTCCCTTTTGGGCTTGTTCGTACTCTTTTTTAAGCTCGTCGACGATTTCTTTGACCGGTTGGACAGCTTGGATCTGATCGACACCTTGTCCAGCAGACCAGATGTCCTTCCATGCTTTTGAATCGGATTGATTTAGTGTAGAGAGATCGACTTTTTCCTTGCTCTTCAGTTTTTCAAGATCGATGCCCGCTTTCATGATGCTGTTTTTCAAATAATTGGCGCTCACTCCGGTGAAGGCATCAGTGTAGATGAGATCATCCAAGACGGATTCGATGAGCATCTCTTTATATTCATCCGACGCAAAGCTTTCTTTTGCAGATATGAACCTTGTACCCATGTAGGCCAGATCCATCCCTAATACTTGAGAGGCGAGCACATCTCTGCCGTTTGAAATACAACCAGCAAGTATCGTGATGCCATCCCAGAATTCCTTTACCGCTCCTGCAAATGCGAAGCTGTTGATGGTGCCTGCATGTCCACCTGCTCCAGAACAAACAAGAATGAGTCCATCTACACCTGTTTCAGCAGCTTTTTTCGCATGGGGGATCGTGGAAACATCTGAAAAAACGAGTCCACCGTAGGAATGGACGATTTCAATGACTGCAGATGGATTCCCGAGAGATGTAATGACAATCGGTGGTTCATATTTTTTTACGATTTCAAGGTCCTTCTCGTAACGTTGGTTCGACCGGTGGACAATCAGATTCACTGCCCATGGTGCGACCTTTCTGTTCGGATCCTCTTGTTTCACGTCATTTAATTCACAACGGATCCTTTCCATCCACTCTTCTAAAATCGTTTCCGTTCGTGCATTCAATGTTGGAAATGAACCGATGATGCCTGATTTACAGCTTTCAATGACCAGCTCAGGGCTTGATACGAGAAACATCGGTGCAGAGATGATCGGTAATTCAAGTTCATTTCTGATATGATCGGGCAATTTGGACGTCAATTCGAAAACTCCTTCCACTCTTCCTATTACTCTACTAATACTAATACGCCATTGAATCGCGATTCACCTTCCTGGGGAGGGAAATGTGATGCACCTACACGCTCCTCTTAAAATTGAATCTGCCATTCTGCACCATCGCCCAAACGTTCTCATACCCTGCATTGGGGGAGGAATTCGTATGGAAGAAATGATGTCTTTAGTTTGGGAGATGATCATGCTTTACGGTATTACCGTCATTGGTTACATGGCACGTAAAACACGCGTACTTCCTGATGGTTCTGATTATGTATTGACCCAGCTTGTCCTCTACATAACCCTACCGGCACTTATCCTTTATTCGTTGGACTTTCCATATGAAGAACGCTATCTTCATGAATTCAGCTGGTTATTGCTCCTGTCTGTGACAGCCATCGTCGTTGCTTGCTCATTCGGGTTCGTATTACGCAGGTCGGCAAAATTACAAGCAGAACAAGAAGGTGTGTATGAAGGTCTGATTGTATTCGGTAATCAAGGCTTCATCGGCTATGCAATCATTTATATCCTGCTCGGTCAGGTTGGGATTCTTTATACCGCTGTTTTCAATTTTTTCTATATCGTGTTGATTTGGACGTACGGAATTTATATGATTGCCCGCTCCAATGCCTCCTTCTCTTGGAGGTGGTTAATCTTTAATCCGGGAGTGTTAGCCACACTCGTTGGATTCATCCTCTTTCTCCTTCCTTTTCAATGGCCGGCACAGGTCCATACACTGTTCGAAATGGTCGGGCTTCCAACCATCCCCCTTTCCATGCTCATCATTGGGATCCTGCTCGCCAATTTGAATAGAACCGAAGTGTGGCATTATATCCAAAACAGATACATTTGGAGCGCCGTATCAATGCGGCTTCTCATCATTCCGCTTTGTCTCTTTCCACTTCTCTTACTACCTATAAACCAGACACTCCTCGTTGTTGCGATACTCGTTTCCGCTACACCATCGGCACCGACCATAGCGCTATACGCAAGAAAATATGACGGGGATCCTTACTTCGCATCGGTAGGTTCAGCCATCTCCACAATCCTTTCCATGGTTACCATCACATGCTTATATTGGTTACTCCGTTATTTCGGTGTCTGAAAGCGGTTTATTGTTTGAAAATTACCAATCATATCCTGTATCCAACTAAAAAATATATCTATATAATTATCTTGTTTCTATACACATACAGGGGGGCACATTGATGAAACATGTGTTAGCAATTGTTTTTAGTATCACAGTATTACTGGTTCCGATGTCTGCGTTGGCAGCCATTGAACAATCCGAGCTAGACGCTTATCTTGAGCAGATCGGATGGACGCAAGAAGAGCTGGAGGAAGAGCTCGCCTTTTTTGAAATGACTTTAGCCGATTTCGACTCGATCGAAATGCTGCAGGAATTTATCGGCACACCATTATCCGAAGAAAACTTACAATCGATTCTAGACGATTTCGATTTGACCCGTGAAGAGCTTAACGGGTTGCTCGTTGAAATGGGAGAACTAGAAGAGGGTGAAGATGTTCTTGATGTGTATACGATCTATGAATATCTTCGTGATGATGTCGAATTCTACCTTTATGAAGGGACGCCAATCGACGAAGAGTCCCTCAATGAGCTTCTTACAATCTATGAGTTGACCTATGAAGAATTGATCGCGCTGCTTGAAGAGAATGGCGACAGCATCGAGCAATACGAATATATTGAAGACTTGGAAGAAGCTTTGTTTGAATACATGTATGGTGATGAAATTCCGACAATGGACGACTTCTTCACTGAACTTGGTATTACAGAAGAAGAGCTTGATGCATTGATGAACCACTTGATGACCATCGACATCGACGATCCGGCAATCGAAGAAAAAATGGATGCTCTGACAGAACGACTCCTTGCGATTGGTGATTTTGAAAATCCAGAGGATCTGACGAAAGATCAAGTGGCTGAAATGGCAGCCATCATGAGTGAAATGCTTGCGCTCTTCCAGCTGGATGCAAAATTCTATTTAATCGTGGATGGAAAGACTGAACCAATCACGATCAACCAGCTTTTAGCTATGAGTGAAGAAGAGGTAGCTGGAACAAAACTTTTAGTCGAAATTTACGATCTGAATGGAACGTTGCTTTTGGACATGCTGCTTACGGAAGAATTGGTTGAAGCAGAAAAGATTCAGGAAGCGGCTGAGGACCTGAAGGTTGTCGAGGAAATCGTCACAGGATCGGCTGAGCAATCTGCTGAACCATCGAATGCATCCCCTGTAACGAAAACCGTTAAGGGTGCAAAAATGCCCAAGACTGCCGGTCATTACATGGAAGCTGCTATGCTAGGAATCGGCTTTGTCCTTGCTGGATTGATGATGATTCGACGGTTACGTCAAAAGACGGCCGCTTAATCGGACATGAAAAAGAAGAGCATTTTGTTATGGGTGACAGCTGTTTCCTTCATTATCATTGGCGTCGCCCTTTCTACGACAAACGCCTTTAAGCTTTATAAGGGGATGGCTTTCGCACATCAGCCGAGCGAAACGGACCTACCTGAGGAAGAAGATGTAATTTCTGATCAGGGGTCTAGCCCTATGCTATATGAGACAAAGCCTGAAGAAGGGGAAAAAATTGGGCACTTGTACATTCCAAAGCTTGATGAAACACTGCCAATCATTCATGGGACCGATGAAGAGGAATTGAGCAAGGGAGTCGGTCATTTTGCAGACAGCGTCCTGCCGGGTGAGGAGGACAATAGTGTCCTTTCGGGTCACAGGGATACAGTATTCCGGCGTCTAGGCGAAGTGACCGTCGGAGACGAGCTCATCGTCACAACTTCAGCTGGGACCTTCACCTATAAAATTCGTAAAACAAGGATCGTCGATGCTGACGATCGGACGGTCATCGTCCCGAAACCACGGGCCACCCTTACCCTGACGACCTGCTATCCATTCGCATTCATAGGGGCGGCACCTGAAAGATACGTACTGGTTGCGGATTTAATAAAAAAAGCTGAATAACGTACAAAAAGAGACCGAATGGTCTCTTTTTTATTTCATACCCTTCTCCCATTCAGCGAGTGAGGTATGAAGGTTTTCGATGAACTGACTTGGACACTTACCGTTTAAGACTTTATAGCTTTGGATGATGGACCCGGCAACAGGTGGGGTTGACGGCTGAATCAACTGGATTTCAGTCGGGAGTTTGTTTTTTAGAAGTGGCACGATCAAATCCTTACTCTTAAACACACTTCCTGTTAAAACCACGTTGATTCCTTGCTCTCGATTAAAGTGATGTTTGATGAGGTTAAGAATACCTTCTGCCATGTCTGAGGCTGCTTTTTCAATGATGTTCCTTGCAGTCTGATCTCCAGTTCTCATTAGATGGAAAACATCCTCACAAACAGACGCAATTTTCATTCGGCTGTTTACATGACTGTAAAGATGAGGAATCAACTCAGGAGGAGTAGCCACATTGAACCTCTTGAGGACGTAATCTGTCAAAGGCGTAGGTGGGATGATTCCGTCGTATGCACGAAAGACCGTTTGCAGCGCATCCCGGCCAATGCCATAACCGCTTCCCGACTGATCCAACAAGTACCCCCATCCTCCTGTCCGGACGAACCCACCGTCCGTTGTAACTCCAAATGCAATCGATCCGGTTCCTGCAATGTTCACGATGCCGGGTTCACCATTCGTACCGGAATAGAGGGCCGTCAATGCATCTGGACATAACTCTACACGGGTATTAGGCTTAAACGCATCTTTCAAATATGTATGCAATTCGTCCCTTGAGTGAAAGTTTTCTAAGCCAGCGATTCCCGCACAGACGCTTTGTATATGTTCAAATCCAGCGGGCTGTTCATTACGGATAGTGTC from Pseudalkalibacillus sp. SCS-8 includes the following:
- a CDS encoding nitronate monooxygenase — encoded protein: MTSKLPDHIRNELELPIISAPMFLVSSPELVIESCKSGIIGSFPTLNARTETILEEWMERIRCELNDVKQEDPNRKVAPWAVNLIVHRSNQRYEKDLEIVKKYEPPIVITSLGNPSAVIEIVHSYGGLVFSDVSTIPHAKKAAETGVDGLILVCSGAGGHAGTINSFAFAGAVKEFWDGITILAGCISNGRDVLASQVLGMDLAYMGTRFISAKESFASDEYKEMLIESVLDDLIYTDAFTGVSANYLKNSIMKAGIDLEKLKSKEKVDLSTLNQSDSKAWKDIWSAGQGVDQIQAVQPVKEIVDELKKEYEQAQKGLFVPTT
- a CDS encoding AEC family transporter — protein: MEEMMSLVWEMIMLYGITVIGYMARKTRVLPDGSDYVLTQLVLYITLPALILYSLDFPYEERYLHEFSWLLLLSVTAIVVACSFGFVLRRSAKLQAEQEGVYEGLIVFGNQGFIGYAIIYILLGQVGILYTAVFNFFYIVLIWTYGIYMIARSNASFSWRWLIFNPGVLATLVGFILFLLPFQWPAQVHTLFEMVGLPTIPLSMLIIGILLANLNRTEVWHYIQNRYIWSAVSMRLLIIPLCLFPLLLLPINQTLLVVAILVSATPSAPTIALYARKYDGDPYFASVGSAISTILSMVTITCLYWLLRYFGV
- a CDS encoding processed acidic surface protein, producing the protein MKHVLAIVFSITVLLVPMSALAAIEQSELDAYLEQIGWTQEELEEELAFFEMTLADFDSIEMLQEFIGTPLSEENLQSILDDFDLTREELNGLLVEMGELEEGEDVLDVYTIYEYLRDDVEFYLYEGTPIDEESLNELLTIYELTYEELIALLEENGDSIEQYEYIEDLEEALFEYMYGDEIPTMDDFFTELGITEEELDALMNHLMTIDIDDPAIEEKMDALTERLLAIGDFENPEDLTKDQVAEMAAIMSEMLALFQLDAKFYLIVDGKTEPITINQLLAMSEEEVAGTKLLVEIYDLNGTLLLDMLLTEELVEAEKIQEAAEDLKVVEEIVTGSAEQSAEPSNASPVTKTVKGAKMPKTAGHYMEAAMLGIGFVLAGLMMIRRLRQKTAA
- a CDS encoding class D sortase, producing MKKKSILLWVTAVSFIIIGVALSTTNAFKLYKGMAFAHQPSETDLPEEEDVISDQGSSPMLYETKPEEGEKIGHLYIPKLDETLPIIHGTDEEELSKGVGHFADSVLPGEEDNSVLSGHRDTVFRRLGEVTVGDELIVTTSAGTFTYKIRKTRIVDADDRTVIVPKPRATLTLTTCYPFAFIGAAPERYVLVADLIKKAE
- a CDS encoding N-acetylglucosamine kinase, giving the protein MGYLGIDGGGTKTTIALADEEGQVLSYQKGGPSNPLSISMDDLKHTFKSLFDTIRNEQPAGFEHIQSVCAGIAGLENFHSRDELHTYLKDAFKPNTRVELCPDALTALYSGTNGEPGIVNIAGTGSIAFGVTTDGGFVRTGGWGYLLDQSGSGYGIGRDALQTVFRAYDGIIPPTPLTDYVLKRFNVATPPELIPHLYSHVNSRMKIASVCEDVFHLMRTGDQTARNIIEKAASDMAEGILNLIKHHFNREQGINVVLTGSVFKSKDLIVPLLKNKLPTEIQLIQPSTPPVAGSIIQSYKVLNGKCPSQFIENLHTSLAEWEKGMK